Part of the Aedes aegypti strain LVP_AGWG unplaced genomic scaffold, AaegL5.0 Primary Assembly AGWG_AaegL5_hic_scaff_517_PBJ_arrow, whole genome shotgun sequence genome is shown below.
aatttaagaaaatgtgATTGTCATCATATCAATTTCtgtccttgtttttttttagattgatTGAGATCAAGCAGAAGAGTGAAAAGATGCAATTTTCTATATAAGGGAGTTGAAAGCTTTGGAGAAAAACGGCTTCGaagtttttcagtattttttcactTTATACAAATTATATGGAACCCAAAAAATAAGCCTATCTTTTacgaaaaattatgttttccttttgcacaaaaaaaaacttgaaattacTATTGGAACCCTTAAAAACAGTTGAATTTTCAATGTTTATAGCTAacaaccgaccaaaatgtcacttgaaCCCCTTTAAATTTAGGACCCTAATATATTTAGACCGATCATCCCATTCAATACGTTTGTTTGTGGAATCCCAAAGCATgcctatttttttattaaagggCCCCCTTTAAAAGTACTGAGCCGGgcccccgaagcccaaatccagCACTGAAATGCCTTTTTCTGATCGTTCACTTGAATCGAGATCAATTTACGTTTCATGTTGCTAGTTCACattaaatttatattattaaaacCTATCAATGTTTGCTTCTTCCACAGTCTCGGTCTCGGTAAATGCCTTGAAGACGCCCCCAGTCAGCAGGAAACGTACAGCTACCCGGACCTCCCGCCCGGTGCCATGTACAATGCCGATTTCCAGTGTCGCCTGCAGTTCAACTCGACGGACGAGGAGATGACCGTTTGCTCCAAACTGGACGAAATCTGCGTACAGCTGTGGTGCTTGGTGGACGACGTCTGCATGACCATGATGCGACCTGCTGCCCCTGGGACTCACTGCGGCAAACGGAAGTGGTGCCAAAACCAACAGTGTGTAGACGTTGAGGATCCACCGCCACCGGTAGATGGAGGCTGGGGTGAGTGGAATACTTGGAGCGAGTGCTCTCGAGAGTGCGGAGGTGGAGTTGCCAAACAAACACGCGAATGCGATCATCCTTCGCCTGCAAACGGTGGATTGTTTTGCATAGGCGAGCGTGCCCGGTACAAAACCTGTAATACCGATCCATGTCCGAAAGAAGTCCCATCGTTCCGGGCACAACAATGCTCAGAGCACG
Proteins encoded:
- the LOC110681174 gene encoding A disintegrin and metalloproteinase with thrombospondin motifs 6-like produces the protein MYHDTAKTGCDHRIGPILHIMTPSFEADTMQVSWSNCSRRDITHFLDLGLGKCLEDAPSQQETYSYPDLPPGAMYNADFQCRLQFNSTDEEMTVCSKLDEICVQLWCLVDDVCMTMMRPAAPGTHCGKRKWCQNQQCVDVEDPPPPVDGGWGEWNTWSECSRECGGGVAKQTRECDHPSPANGGLFCIGERARYKTCNTDPCPKEVPSFRAQQCSEHDNDTVKGEKYTWLPYFDRSEYFLTISF